From Leptospira ellinghausenii, a single genomic window includes:
- a CDS encoding LA_3751/LA_3752 family putative glycosyltransferase, whose translation MKFHFSKKDKITLAIFFVFFLGLQTYLSATNSFISDSLAKAFQINSVQNGTESITYPANSIDPYLKLHPVTFILKNQNELKSVFSATFAYLYAKLFFFLPVNQMIYVNVIFLLLGVLCLKGFGKVDINISILVFTTSVVLCQVIDLSEVPITLFLVCFVYSIWTMAIQNQNTNLLIVSVCFSVLLSFFRLELLIFSGLLFVLSSIQLIGLKKGNRIVFLSIAFLIPLSFFVLWNDTEYGHPMGIRYLFNYTEDHYFAKNNRILNLQKILLTGFSDQGFKFGFFLISPYFLYPLYRFRDSLYSIRKQNTIHFHLTLFILYPILVGLTAPNDGITISARYALFAVVPMIFIISHYWSELQKDKIFKILIIISILVNLIILRILKESFKMIKKTNQIYENLNADLWIFFDTNLSATSGIHLLKQPAISFQNFTNESDLNSLVNLMESQKMKKIYILDFSKKIPNAYMNVKRNMELSSTEFPILLQNKKYSCKQYTEVKFIGYRECNYSP comes from the coding sequence ATGAAATTTCATTTCTCAAAAAAAGATAAAATCACCTTAGCTATTTTTTTTGTTTTTTTCCTTGGATTACAAACCTACCTCTCTGCAACGAATAGTTTTATTTCGGATTCCTTAGCAAAAGCCTTCCAAATCAATAGCGTACAAAACGGAACCGAATCCATCACTTACCCTGCAAACTCGATAGACCCATATCTAAAGTTACATCCTGTTACATTTATCCTCAAAAACCAAAACGAACTGAAGTCTGTCTTTTCTGCAACATTTGCTTACTTATATGCAAAACTTTTCTTTTTTTTACCAGTAAATCAGATGATTTATGTGAATGTAATTTTTCTTCTCTTAGGAGTGCTATGTTTAAAAGGGTTCGGAAAAGTTGACATCAATATTTCCATTTTGGTTTTTACAACTTCTGTTGTACTTTGCCAAGTCATTGACTTATCAGAAGTTCCGATTACTCTTTTCCTTGTCTGTTTCGTGTATTCAATCTGGACAATGGCGATCCAAAATCAAAACACAAATTTACTGATAGTAAGTGTATGTTTTTCAGTTTTACTTAGTTTTTTCCGATTGGAACTTTTAATTTTTTCCGGATTACTATTTGTCCTTTCCTCAATTCAATTAATTGGACTAAAAAAAGGAAACCGAATCGTTTTCTTATCAATCGCCTTCCTAATCCCATTGTCATTTTTTGTTCTATGGAATGATACTGAGTATGGACACCCAATGGGAATTCGATACTTGTTCAATTATACGGAAGACCATTACTTTGCAAAAAACAATCGCATCTTAAATCTGCAAAAGATTTTACTCACGGGATTTTCAGACCAAGGTTTCAAATTTGGTTTTTTTCTTATTTCGCCTTATTTTCTTTATCCGCTCTATCGTTTCAGAGATTCTTTATATTCCATTAGAAAACAAAATACAATCCACTTCCACCTCACTCTATTTATCCTATATCCGATTCTCGTAGGACTGACTGCACCCAATGATGGAATTACAATTTCGGCTAGGTATGCACTATTTGCAGTTGTTCCAATGATTTTCATCATCTCCCATTATTGGTCGGAACTCCAAAAGGATAAAATTTTCAAAATCCTTATCATCATTTCCATCTTAGTCAATTTGATCATACTGCGAATTTTGAAAGAAAGTTTTAAAATGATCAAAAAAACAAATCAAATCTATGAAAACTTGAATGCTGATTTATGGATTTTTTTTGATACCAACTTATCTGCGACTTCTGGAATTCATTTATTGAAACAACCAGCAATTTCATTTCAAAACTTTACGAATGAATCAGATCTCAATTCGTTAGTAAACTTAATGGAATCACAAAAGATGAAAAAAATATATATCCTTGATTTTTCGAAAAAAATTCCGAAT
- a CDS encoding LA_3751/LA_3752 family putative glycosyltransferase: MVILPKVKQLQIGLKWFLLFFAVVLSIQYTSPQNSYFQDSHDKLIQTYSLYFNHFQSDQLYYPGYDFDPNLNYFHLVDNLFLKCNDRIVSAFPIQFAAMMAPLLYILPLSYLVYSSLFFLFLGFWILRQYYKFPFFLLWICYFATYLWPLSWEYSEMPAIFAFSLIGLLPILRNRKSFLIQTVAGLSLSWVILVRLDTLPFFSFFFFFTFFFLWKDQSFPSVLYKIASLKVFFIVCFLGIVLQFVLNEILYDHIFGTRFVANLSGFKVSFAQRLEWFQSLNFYADKKIGFLAYLPISFPLIFFYLTHFKTVSNIKKSLSLSLVLTILVIPFIAPNDGFNNWGPRFYTVLILPYLILLKPLIVKIVASKNWKFRMNLILIITYSFLLGIVGAKIQKSKTSLVKNFRSITKELNPDIIVFTDYLNLYSIGSDYTKHISLVSYTTEKNDQLIKILSEKMKNKKIIFVDWHPLILTQETRNIMNAEKAKGGYPISHWDLNRLESSLEKNTSNFHILDKQLYRIWSGTIKGAN, encoded by the coding sequence ATGGTGATTCTCCCAAAAGTAAAACAATTACAAATAGGATTAAAATGGTTTTTGCTTTTCTTTGCAGTTGTTTTGTCCATCCAATACACTTCTCCTCAAAACTCTTACTTCCAAGATAGCCATGACAAATTGATCCAAACATATTCTCTATATTTCAATCACTTTCAATCGGACCAATTGTATTACCCAGGTTATGACTTTGATCCAAACTTAAACTACTTCCATTTAGTTGATAATTTATTTCTTAAATGCAATGATAGAATTGTCAGTGCCTTTCCGATACAATTTGCAGCCATGATGGCACCACTTTTGTATATTCTACCCTTATCTTATCTCGTATATAGTTCTCTATTTTTTCTCTTCTTAGGTTTTTGGATTCTGAGACAGTATTACAAATTCCCATTTTTTCTACTTTGGATTTGTTATTTTGCAACGTATCTGTGGCCATTGAGTTGGGAATATTCAGAGATGCCCGCAATTTTTGCCTTTTCGTTAATTGGACTCTTACCTATTCTACGCAATCGAAAATCATTCCTCATACAAACTGTTGCGGGATTATCACTTTCTTGGGTAATTTTGGTTCGATTAGATACACTTCCATTTTTTTCCTTTTTCTTCTTCTTTACTTTCTTCTTTTTATGGAAAGACCAATCATTCCCATCTGTTCTTTACAAAATTGCTTCACTGAAAGTTTTTTTTATAGTATGTTTTCTGGGAATTGTTCTGCAATTCGTATTGAATGAAATTTTATACGATCATATCTTTGGTACTCGATTTGTCGCAAATTTATCTGGATTCAAAGTAAGTTTTGCTCAAAGACTCGAATGGTTTCAAAGTTTAAATTTTTATGCAGATAAAAAAATCGGTTTTTTGGCTTACCTACCGATTTCCTTTCCATTGATCTTTTTTTATCTAACACATTTCAAGACTGTCTCCAATATAAAAAAATCACTCTCATTGTCTTTAGTATTAACAATACTTGTGATACCTTTCATTGCACCAAACGATGGATTCAATAATTGGGGGCCTAGATTTTATACAGTTTTAATTTTGCCTTATTTAATCTTATTAAAACCATTGATTGTAAAAATTGTCGCATCCAAAAATTGGAAATTTCGGATGAATCTCATTCTTATCATCACCTATTCTTTTTTATTGGGAATCGTTGGTGCAAAAATTCAAAAATCCAAAACCAGTTTGGTTAAAAATTTTCGTTCCATCACAAAAGAATTAAATCCTGATATCATTGTGTTTACAGATTACTTAAATTTATATTCCATAGGAAGTGATTATACAAAACATATTAGTTTAGTTTCATATACTACTGAAAAGAATGATCAATTGATCAAAATTTTATCGGAGAAAATGAAAAACAAAAAAATAATCTTTGTTGATTGGCACCCACTCATTTTAACTCAAGAAACAAGAAATATAATGAATGCTGAAAAAGCAAAAGGAGGATATCCAATTTCTCATTGGGATTTAAATCGACTAGAGTCGAGTTTAGAAAAAAATACTTCAAATTTTCACATCCTTGATAAACAACTGTACCGAATTTGGTCAGGAACTATCAAAGGAGCAAATTAA
- a CDS encoding acyltransferase family protein — MKEYFIEIFRKNNKEINELYGIRALSCYLVILFHCFAFSIDFFPVQYAQYLPNAQNVEFLMSLFFVISAFLVSTSFSRELERSSFGVSWKNFVLKRSLRIFPAFYVILSITILIMAGVLKKSQMMTGSDGLSESLIDLKLKLSYWWTDFAYISNYFPKRIMVHGWSLSMEEQFYLAMPFVFLFYTKFLSNTVQKLVFLILLLNVPILIRYYYHLNVPMLEFDGYVKTLFHPIHTHFEPFVYGILLMELWRSGKISKHLPYSKLGFYLVFSILFVLFCYVCTLQFEDAKLYFTVFRISFYSFFAFVIVYGAVGGFFSGIAWFLANPILVFIGKLSYGIYLVHMLVNTAVMLAILNPKGRDFNGLNHLLKASFISLILSAVIALFSYLVIEKPFLKIREWTQPRFDISKNSFYYIIGNDKEKRLVSILLSILSFLPYLIVKQMIVVSFIPKTNYSEISLLVLLTIPILLNGYSLLKYRQIFFYHYISRFQSQ; from the coding sequence ATGAAAGAATATTTTATTGAAATTTTTAGGAAAAATAACAAGGAAATTAACGAATTGTATGGAATCCGTGCGTTAAGTTGTTACTTAGTTATCTTATTCCATTGTTTTGCTTTTTCTATCGATTTTTTCCCCGTACAGTATGCTCAGTATTTACCTAATGCGCAAAATGTTGAATTTTTAATGAGTTTGTTTTTTGTGATTAGTGCCTTTTTGGTATCCACATCCTTTTCTCGAGAATTAGAAAGGTCTAGTTTTGGAGTTAGTTGGAAAAACTTTGTTTTGAAACGATCTCTTCGTATCTTTCCTGCTTTCTATGTGATTCTATCGATTACCATTTTAATCATGGCTGGCGTTTTGAAAAAAAGCCAAATGATGACAGGTTCCGATGGACTATCGGAAAGTTTAATCGATTTAAAATTAAAACTTTCCTATTGGTGGACTGATTTTGCATATATCTCCAATTATTTTCCAAAGCGGATTATGGTTCATGGATGGTCTTTATCAATGGAAGAACAATTTTATTTAGCGATGCCATTTGTATTTTTGTTCTACACAAAATTCTTATCAAACACCGTTCAAAAACTGGTTTTTTTAATCCTTCTATTGAATGTCCCCATTCTCATTCGTTATTATTATCATCTAAATGTTCCTATGTTAGAGTTTGATGGATATGTCAAAACTCTTTTCCATCCGATCCATACTCATTTTGAACCATTCGTATATGGTATATTACTGATGGAACTTTGGAGATCTGGTAAAATATCGAAACATTTACCGTATTCTAAATTAGGTTTTTATTTGGTATTTTCGATTCTCTTTGTTCTTTTTTGTTATGTGTGTACCCTTCAATTTGAGGATGCAAAGTTATATTTCACAGTATTTCGGATTAGTTTTTATTCTTTTTTTGCGTTTGTCATCGTATACGGAGCAGTGGGTGGATTTTTTTCTGGTATCGCGTGGTTTTTGGCAAATCCAATTTTAGTATTTATTGGCAAGTTAAGTTATGGAATCTATTTAGTTCACATGTTGGTCAATACAGCGGTTATGTTGGCCATCTTAAATCCCAAGGGTAGAGATTTTAATGGATTGAACCATTTATTAAAAGCATCATTTATAAGTTTAATTTTATCTGCTGTGATTGCACTTTTCAGTTATCTAGTGATCGAAAAACCATTTTTAAAAATACGCGAGTGGACCCAGCCTAGATTTGACATTTCTAAAAATAGTTTTTACTATATCATAGGAAATGATAAAGAAAAAAGATTAGTATCCATTTTACTTTCCATCTTATCGTTTTTGCCTTATTTAATTGTAAAGCAGATGATAGTCGTTTCTTTCATTCCTAAAACAAATTATTCAGAAATTAGTCTTTTGGTATTACTGACCATTCCGATCTTACTCAATGGATACTCGCTTCTAAAGTATAGGCAAATTTTCTTTTACCATTACATCAGTCGGTTTCAGAGCCAATAA
- a CDS encoding phosphatase domain-containing protein: MNSMSQEPNTSQPIITDIKRIAVCGGSLGRERRSYVRGQVVDVGITDLMKADGLWDLVTGLFKGDETKITPFLDFSLAPVRKPVLKLEVNDTTGKLIYTSGKIKADEDGFFSCEIRDKLPVGSHDFQVILEGLDSFRQYSKDLAHLNATENSILGRTTIVGKGKLRIIAEDYQGIVVTSDIDQTYLATDIHSGKGKFSALFETPNQKQALPGMPELYRELRINLENAPLAFISASPHFFRRTMLATIAKDNIHIESLHLKYLEGTIKGVFDKVIDTIFNPLTFFQNGFKPAWSRTKKFLGASYQSLFDQMSYKLSILLYDRIYLPTNSKEILLGDNTESDYMIFTLYQLICMGKLSGDELEEYLYQLNFLGRDAITRDAAKKIRLYAEEILRIHGPKNPVSLTLINRTIHGPSELDMIQKVKDALPEGVFETEFSKRPPFYGTEGAMGMAILLENHGYLDPNQILSIIAGMIGKVLEGKLVDETFILKQLDELTLPQEAEGTRAKIKENLKSAFLN; the protein is encoded by the coding sequence ATAAATTCTATGTCCCAAGAACCAAATACTTCACAACCTATCATTACCGATATCAAAAGAATCGCAGTCTGCGGTGGATCGCTAGGAAGAGAACGACGCTCCTATGTACGTGGTCAGGTAGTCGATGTAGGGATTACCGATTTAATGAAGGCAGATGGCCTTTGGGACCTTGTGACAGGGTTATTTAAGGGGGATGAAACCAAAATCACTCCCTTCCTTGATTTTTCCCTCGCTCCGGTTCGCAAACCAGTTTTAAAATTAGAAGTCAATGATACTACAGGCAAACTCATCTATACCTCTGGTAAAATCAAAGCAGATGAGGATGGTTTTTTCTCTTGTGAAATCCGTGACAAACTGCCAGTAGGATCACATGATTTCCAAGTCATTTTAGAGGGATTGGACAGTTTCCGCCAGTATTCCAAGGACTTAGCCCATTTAAATGCCACCGAAAATTCCATCTTAGGAAGGACAACCATCGTTGGAAAAGGGAAACTGCGGATCATCGCAGAAGACTACCAAGGAATAGTAGTCACTTCGGACATTGACCAAACCTATCTGGCAACGGACATTCACTCAGGAAAGGGAAAATTCTCTGCGTTATTCGAGACACCTAACCAAAAACAGGCGCTTCCAGGTATGCCCGAATTGTACAGGGAACTGAGGATTAATTTAGAGAATGCTCCCCTCGCCTTTATCTCAGCAAGCCCTCATTTTTTTCGAAGGACAATGCTTGCCACTATTGCAAAAGATAACATTCACATAGAATCCTTACACTTAAAGTACTTAGAAGGAACCATCAAAGGGGTATTTGATAAAGTCATCGATACAATTTTCAATCCTCTTACATTTTTCCAAAATGGATTCAAACCCGCTTGGTCACGAACTAAAAAATTCCTTGGCGCCTCATACCAAAGCCTATTCGACCAAATGTCTTATAAACTTTCTATTCTTCTGTATGACCGAATTTATTTACCCACAAATTCTAAGGAGATCCTTCTCGGGGATAATACAGAATCCGATTATATGATCTTCACACTCTACCAATTGATCTGTATGGGAAAATTAAGTGGAGACGAGTTAGAAGAATATTTATACCAATTGAATTTTTTAGGTAGAGATGCGATCACAAGAGACGCAGCAAAAAAAATCAGACTGTATGCGGAAGAAATCTTAAGGATCCACGGCCCTAAAAACCCAGTATCTCTAACTCTCATCAATCGCACAATCCATGGGCCAAGTGAATTGGATATGATCCAAAAAGTAAAAGATGCCCTACCAGAAGGTGTTTTCGAAACAGAATTTTCAAAGAGACCTCCTTTTTACGGAACAGAAGGTGCCATGGGAATGGCCATCCTTTTAGAGAATCATGGTTATTTAGATCCCAACCAAATTTTAAGTATCATCGCCGGTATGATTGGAAAAGTTTTGGAAGGAAAACTTGTAGATGAAACCTTTATTCTAAAACAACTCGATGAGTTAACACTTCCCCAAGAAGCGGAAGGAACAAGAGCCAAAATCAAAGAGAATTTAAAATCTGCGTTTTTGAACTAG
- a CDS encoding UbiD family decarboxylase, with translation MASLRSTNDFVKLLQKEGELRVISELVDPNLELAEIQRRVVARKGPALLFTNVKGTKFPVATNLYGSEKRIHLAFGEKPVQTIARLAKLAKEIFPPRFSKLWKERSLGLLPFQVGLKQVRRAPILDGSVPRVEELPGLVSWPKDGGPFVTLPLVYTQHPSSGNGNLGMYRVQLFGEKTVGMHIQIHRGGGFHYYEAEKENKSLPAHVYIGGPPALTIAAVAPLPEEIPELVFASFLMGEKLRMKKDKLVSPYPIVADADFALIGSIPPKLRRPEGPFGDHYGYYSLLHDYPYLELSHILHRKDAIWAATVVGRPPQEDHYIAEFLQDLLSPMFPLVMPQVLGVWAYEESGVHSLAAAIVKERYFREAFMGALRILGEGQLSLTKCLLVTNEKVNLKNFSDTFRVITERSDPRTDFFIFSNISQDTLDYTSGTVNKGSKLLWMGITDPNKPIININLPREFNGSFKDKRFQNPKVFLPGVLVVKGSEFKPNDRLAETLLSEDLGKFSYVFLVDDSEDAVKSDSDFIWTMFTRMEPAADVYARTETIRNHISYQVPIVFDCRMKPWIPEVLTALPETVKQVEERFGKWIDSLPLG, from the coding sequence ATGGCATCACTACGATCTACGAATGATTTTGTAAAACTTTTACAAAAAGAGGGAGAGCTCCGGGTCATTTCCGAGTTGGTTGACCCTAATTTAGAATTAGCTGAAATCCAAAGGCGAGTGGTCGCGAGGAAAGGACCAGCACTGCTTTTTACGAATGTAAAGGGAACCAAGTTTCCTGTGGCTACCAATCTTTATGGTTCTGAAAAACGAATCCATTTGGCTTTTGGCGAAAAACCTGTGCAAACGATAGCAAGGCTTGCCAAACTTGCTAAAGAGATTTTTCCACCACGGTTTTCCAAACTTTGGAAAGAACGTTCCCTTGGACTTTTGCCGTTTCAGGTAGGTTTAAAACAAGTCAGGCGAGCACCCATTTTAGATGGCAGTGTTCCTCGAGTGGAAGAACTTCCAGGACTTGTGTCATGGCCAAAAGATGGTGGTCCCTTTGTCACCTTACCTCTCGTTTATACCCAACATCCCAGTTCAGGAAACGGTAATTTGGGGATGTATCGTGTGCAACTGTTTGGTGAAAAGACGGTTGGTATGCACATCCAAATCCATAGAGGAGGTGGGTTTCATTATTACGAAGCAGAAAAGGAAAACAAATCCCTCCCTGCACATGTTTACATCGGTGGGCCACCCGCTCTCACCATTGCCGCTGTGGCACCACTGCCCGAAGAAATTCCGGAACTTGTATTTGCTTCCTTTCTCATGGGAGAAAAACTGCGGATGAAAAAAGACAAATTGGTTTCTCCATATCCAATTGTTGCCGATGCTGATTTTGCTCTCATTGGATCCATACCACCTAAATTACGAAGACCGGAGGGTCCGTTTGGAGACCATTATGGATACTATTCGTTGTTACACGATTACCCTTACTTAGAGCTCTCTCACATCCTCCACCGTAAAGATGCTATTTGGGCAGCAACGGTTGTGGGAAGACCTCCACAAGAAGACCATTATATTGCTGAATTCTTACAAGACTTATTATCACCAATGTTTCCCCTTGTGATGCCTCAAGTTCTTGGGGTATGGGCCTATGAGGAATCAGGTGTTCATTCTCTTGCCGCGGCAATTGTCAAAGAACGTTATTTCCGCGAAGCCTTTATGGGAGCACTTCGCATTTTAGGAGAAGGGCAGTTGTCTCTCACAAAATGTTTACTTGTGACAAACGAGAAGGTGAATCTTAAAAACTTTTCAGATACATTCCGAGTCATCACAGAACGAAGTGATCCAAGGACTGATTTTTTTATCTTTAGTAATATCAGCCAAGATACTTTGGATTATACCAGTGGAACAGTGAACAAGGGGAGTAAACTTCTTTGGATGGGAATTACGGATCCAAACAAACCCATCATCAATATAAATCTTCCTAGAGAATTTAATGGAAGTTTTAAAGACAAACGTTTTCAAAACCCAAAAGTGTTTTTACCCGGTGTTCTTGTTGTCAAAGGTTCTGAATTTAAACCAAATGATCGTTTGGCGGAAACACTACTCTCTGAAGATTTAGGTAAGTTTTCGTATGTATTTCTTGTGGACGACTCGGAAGATGCTGTGAAATCGGATTCCGATTTTATTTGGACTATGTTTACAAGGATGGAACCTGCAGCAGATGTCTATGCAAGGACAGAAACCATTCGGAACCATATATCCTACCAAGTTCCCATTGTATTTGATTGCCGTATGAAACCTTGGATCCCAGAAGTTCTGACTGCTTTACCAGAAACAGTCAAACAAGTGGAAGAACGATTTGGCAAATGGATCGATTCCTTGCCATTGGGCTAA
- the rfaD gene encoding ADP-glyceromanno-heptose 6-epimerase yields the protein MAKKLTLVTGGAGLIGSQIIEDLNHNGNTDILVVDHLGTTDKWKNLQRNFFTEYCEKDQFERFLDAGHPLLSEISEIYHLGACSATTEKDATYLIQNNFHYTKKLAEFALTKNIPFLYASSAATYGEGEFGYDDKAPIETLKPLNMYGYSKHLFDLYAKKTKIADKLIGLKYFNVFGYGEAHKGDMRSLVLKGYEQIRDTGKLKLFKSYKPEYKDGEQKRDFLYVKDASKISVYLLSERKYGLYNVGRGMAETWNDLAFALFNAMDAPINIEYVEMPESLKGKYQYYTCADMEKLTKAGYPFGFTNLQDSIKEYVRLLSLEAK from the coding sequence ATGGCAAAAAAACTGACTCTAGTCACTGGCGGTGCGGGCCTCATAGGTTCGCAAATCATAGAAGACTTAAACCATAATGGAAACACCGACATTTTGGTTGTGGACCATTTGGGAACAACAGACAAATGGAAAAATCTCCAAAGGAATTTTTTTACAGAGTATTGTGAAAAGGATCAGTTTGAAAGATTTTTGGATGCCGGCCATCCTCTTCTTTCTGAGATTTCCGAAATTTACCACTTAGGTGCATGTTCTGCCACAACGGAAAAAGATGCAACGTATCTAATCCAGAATAACTTCCATTATACGAAAAAACTAGCTGAGTTTGCTCTTACAAAAAACATACCTTTTTTATACGCATCAAGTGCGGCAACCTATGGGGAAGGTGAATTCGGATATGATGACAAAGCCCCGATCGAAACTTTAAAACCCCTCAATATGTATGGTTATTCAAAACACCTATTTGATTTGTATGCAAAAAAAACGAAGATTGCAGACAAACTCATTGGACTCAAATATTTCAATGTGTTTGGATATGGCGAAGCTCACAAAGGGGATATGCGTAGTTTAGTTCTCAAAGGGTATGAACAAATCCGAGACACAGGCAAACTAAAACTTTTTAAATCCTACAAACCAGAATACAAAGATGGGGAACAAAAACGAGATTTTTTGTATGTAAAGGATGCGAGTAAAATCAGCGTCTATTTACTCAGTGAACGAAAATACGGACTGTACAATGTCGGGCGAGGAATGGCAGAAACTTGGAATGACTTAGCTTTTGCTCTTTTTAATGCCATGGACGCGCCGATAAACATTGAATATGTGGAAATGCCAGAGTCTTTAAAAGGCAAATACCAATATTACACCTGCGCTGATATGGAAAAGTTAACGAAAGCAGGATATCCTTTCGGTTTTACAAACCTCCAGGATTCCATAAAAGAATACGTTCGCCTCTTATCGTTAGAAGCGAAGTAA
- a CDS encoding ArsR/SmtB family transcription factor produces the protein MKIKTELSKQQLEQAIKGIQGIAHPIRLLILYTLAKEEKTVGQLVELLGTSQSAASQHLSKMKNNGILESRKSSNQVFYRLKDAKFKDLIQTIVKVYKK, from the coding sequence ATGAAAATAAAAACAGAACTATCGAAACAACAATTGGAACAAGCGATTAAAGGAATTCAAGGGATAGCCCACCCGATTCGTTTGCTCATCCTTTATACTTTGGCAAAAGAAGAAAAAACAGTAGGTCAACTCGTGGAATTACTTGGCACGAGCCAATCGGCCGCCTCTCAACACTTAAGCAAAATGAAAAACAATGGAATCTTGGAATCCCGAAAGTCTTCGAACCAAGTGTTCTATCGTTTGAAAGATGCTAAGTTCAAAGATTTAATCCAAACCATTGTAAAAGTGTACAAAAAATAA